The following proteins are encoded in a genomic region of Leptolyngbya ohadii IS1:
- the istB gene encoding IS21-like element helper ATPase IstB, whose product MLHHWSRLEQQATQEHWSYAQFLLALTELEATRRYQARIARALSESQLPVGKSLSNFEFAHCPTLNPAVVMQLAQQMQWIMQGSNCLIFGPSGTGKTHLATAVARSALELGKRVKFFAATSLVQTLQQAKLNLTLPVMLTKLDRYDLLVIDDLGYVKKSEAETSVLFELIAHRYERKSLMITANQPFSEWDSIFADSMMTVAAIDRLVHHAVILEIQAPSYRQQAALTQAKAAKAVQPDPKQ is encoded by the coding sequence ATGCTGCACCACTGGTCGCGCTTGGAGCAGCAGGCAACCCAGGAACATTGGAGCTATGCCCAATTCCTGCTAGCCCTGACAGAGTTAGAAGCAACTCGGCGTTATCAAGCCCGCATTGCCCGTGCCCTGAGCGAGTCCCAACTGCCTGTGGGCAAGTCCCTGAGCAACTTCGAGTTCGCCCACTGTCCCACCCTCAACCCAGCAGTGGTGATGCAACTGGCGCAGCAGATGCAGTGGATCATGCAGGGCAGCAACTGCTTGATTTTCGGACCCTCAGGGACGGGGAAAACGCATCTGGCAACTGCCGTTGCCCGGTCTGCTCTGGAGTTGGGCAAACGAGTCAAGTTCTTTGCCGCCACCAGTCTGGTGCAGACGCTTCAGCAAGCCAAGCTCAACCTGACGCTGCCGGTGATGTTGACCAAACTCGACCGCTACGATCTGCTGGTCATTGACGACCTGGGCTATGTCAAAAAGAGTGAGGCGGAGACGAGTGTGCTATTTGAGCTAATTGCCCACCGCTACGAACGGAAGAGCTTGATGATTACGGCAAACCAGCCGTTCAGTGAATGGGACAGCATCTTTGCAGACTCGATGATGACGGTGGCGGCGATTGACCGTTTGGTGCATCATGCCGTGATTCTGGAAATTCAAGCACCCAGCTATCGCCAGCAAGCAGCCCTGACGCAAGCCAAGGCAGCAAAAGCAGTCCAGCCAGACCCGAAACAATAA